One segment of Panicum virgatum strain AP13 chromosome 3K, P.virgatum_v5, whole genome shotgun sequence DNA contains the following:
- the LOC120699091 gene encoding TOM1-like protein 6: protein MAAVRVDKATNELLLGPDWTLNIDICDAVNSDHGQAKEVIKALKKRLQHKNANVQFLALTLLETLIKNCGDHVHVQVIERNILEEMMKIVKKKADMQVRDKILTLLDSWHEAFGGPGGKHPHYYWAYAELKRSGVEFPKRSPDAAPIFTPPVTRPASLPSYLQAGYGMPVDSLSRLDVAMSSNGASLSMLDLEHMLGAVELLNEMLRAVDPNDQDAVNDEIIAELVNQCRSDQKKILSLVSSLRDEELLSQALDLNDKLQILLEKHDAMVPGSPVSAEVADVVSELPAGTTPNLGEKVAPTTAVASTNVLDDEEEDEDDEFSQLARRNSRFKSTSSDTTSSSLGTSLSTIHEGIPGSAVSVPFTTSASVPSNALSLPDPPAPVRTSPEDQVMSDLLALTISSNSSPPYTPVTPEPALNQGGSTASDHPQPYHVNQGHASAHYVAPWVQPQPQTTSIQQQTPAPSPLPYNSLAYPPPPWASHDSTESNPFVVASSPHQPSSYSPINVPPNLRPLQQSHSFAVPLRTASLDSPINRNMKQPLSAGARRPSYVSSNKFFDDLFERNSDGSLKVDSGTSSPYKA, encoded by the exons ATGGCGGCGGTGAGGGTGGACAAGGCCACCAACGAGCTGCTGCTGGGCCCCGACTGGACCCTCAACATCGACATCTGCGACGCCGTCAACTCCGATCACGG GCAAGCAAAAGAAGTGATTAAAGCTCTGAAAAAACGTCTTCAGCACAAGAATGCGAATGTTCAATTTCTTGCTTTGACG CTTTTAGAGACTCTAATAAAGAACTGTGGGGATCACGTGCATGTTCAAGTCATAGAGCGCAATATACTGGAGGAAATGATGAAAATTGTGAAGAAAAAG GCAGATATGCAAGTGAGGGACAAAATTCTAACACTCCTGGATTCTTGGCATGAAGCATTTGGCGGGCCTGGTGGAAAGCACCCTCATTATTACTGGGCATATGCTGAATTGAAG CGATCTGGTGTGGAATTTCCTAAGCGCTCACCTGATGCTGCACCGATATTTACTCCTCCGGTCACACGTCCAGCATCTTTGCCATCATATCTTCAAGCAGGGTATGGAATGCCAGTCGATTCTTTGTCAAGGCTTGATGTGGCAATGTCATCTAATGGAGCTTCTCTGAG CATGCTAGACTTGGAACATATGCTGGGAGCTGTGGAACTATTAAATGAGATGTTGAGAGCTGTGGATCCCAATGATCAGGAT GCTGTCAACGATGAAATTATCGCGGAACTTGTGAACCAATGTAGGTCGGACCAAAAAAAGATCTTGAGCTTGGTAAGTTCACTAAG GGATGAGGAACTCTTGAGCCAAGCCCTTGATTTAAATGATAAATTACAAATTCTGCTTGAGAAACATGATGCAATGGTACCAGGATCTCCCGTATCAGCCGAAGTAGCAGATGTGGTGAGTGAATTGCCAGCAGGAACCACTCCAAACCTAGGTGAAAAGGTTGCTCCTACAACTGCAGTCGCCTCAACCAATGTTTTggatgatgaggaagaagatgaagacgACGAGTTCTCTCAGCTAGCTCGCAG GAACTCAAGATTCAAATCCACAAGCAGCGACACCACCTCTTCTAGTTTGGGCACATCTTTGTCAACGATCCATGAGGGAATACCAGGATCAGCAGTTTCTGTTCCCTTTACAACTTCTGCATCAGTTCCAAGCAATGCATTGTCTCTGCCTGATCCACCAGCCCCCGTGAGGACTTCTCCAGAAGACCAGGTTATGAGTGACCTTCTTGCACTCACCATATCCTCAAACTCATCACCACCTTATACCCCAGTAACACCTGAACCAGCCTTGAATCAAGGTGGCTCAACAGCTAGTGACCATCCACAGCCTTATCATGTAAACCAAGGACATGCTTCTGCACATTATGTCGCTCCATGGGTGCAGCCTCAGCCTCAAACCACAAGCATTCAGCAACAGACACCAGCCCCGTCTCCTTTGCCCTACAACTCATTGGCTTATCCACCGCCACCATGGGCCTCCCATGACAGCACCGAGTCGAACCCTTTTGTGGTGGCATCGTCTCCGCATCAGCCAAGTTCCTACTCACCTATTAACGTACCACCAAACTTGAGGCCCCTGCAGCAATCACATTCTTTTGCAGTGCCACTTCGAACTGCAAGTTTAGACTCACCAATAAATCGGAACATGAAGCAACCTCTTTCTGCTGGGGCTCGCAGGCCATCTTATGTTTCATCCAACAAGTTCTTCGATGACTTGTTTGAGAGAAATTCAGATGGTAGCCTGAAAGTAGACAGTGGCACGTCCAGTCCATACAAGGCGTAG